From Echinicola jeungdonensis, the proteins below share one genomic window:
- a CDS encoding Gfo/Idh/MocA family protein has translation MSHRKLRMGMIGGGPGSFIGAVHRIAANMDGQIELVAGSFSSQPEKSRQAGQELYLPEERVYSSYEEMFEKENQLPEDQRIDFVSIVTPNHVHFDPALKALKSGFHVVLDKPMTLTYDEAKELNRVIEETGLLFCLTHTYTGYPMIKEARQLVINGVLGKIRKIYVEYPQGWLWKSFDTSENKQAAWRTDPSKSGIAGCMGDIGTHAFNLAEYVSGLKLEKLCADLQATLEERVLDDDGSILLRFENGASGVLMASQVASGAENNIKIRIYGDLAGLEWQQDDANTLLLKYPEQPDRIYRAGANHAYLSSITRKNSRTPAGHPEGYLEAFANHYLNFAKTLQAKISNQDPDPDFLDFPGAEDGVRGMAFIENVVKSGKSDQKWTPFQL, from the coding sequence ATGAGTCACCGTAAACTTAGAATGGGCATGATAGGCGGAGGGCCAGGTTCATTCATTGGAGCCGTCCACCGCATTGCTGCCAATATGGACGGTCAAATTGAATTGGTCGCAGGATCTTTTAGCAGCCAACCCGAAAAATCAAGACAAGCTGGCCAGGAATTATATTTACCCGAGGAAAGGGTTTACAGTTCCTATGAAGAAATGTTTGAAAAGGAAAATCAGCTGCCTGAGGATCAACGCATCGATTTTGTCAGTATAGTAACCCCAAACCACGTCCATTTTGACCCTGCCCTCAAAGCATTAAAAAGCGGGTTTCATGTGGTGCTGGATAAACCCATGACCCTAACTTATGATGAAGCAAAGGAACTAAACCGGGTGATTGAAGAAACAGGGTTGTTATTCTGTCTTACCCATACTTATACCGGATACCCCATGATAAAGGAAGCCCGGCAGCTGGTCATCAATGGCGTACTGGGCAAAATCCGAAAAATTTATGTAGAATACCCACAGGGTTGGCTATGGAAATCATTTGATACTTCCGAGAACAAACAGGCTGCCTGGAGAACTGACCCATCCAAAAGTGGCATTGCAGGTTGTATGGGAGATATTGGCACCCATGCTTTCAATCTTGCTGAGTATGTCAGCGGGCTTAAATTGGAAAAATTATGTGCAGACCTTCAGGCCACCCTGGAAGAAAGGGTTCTGGATGATGATGGTTCCATTTTGTTGAGATTTGAAAATGGTGCCTCTGGAGTTTTGATGGCATCCCAAGTGGCTTCAGGTGCAGAAAACAACATTAAAATCCGAATCTATGGTGATTTAGCTGGATTGGAGTGGCAACAGGATGATGCCAACACCTTATTACTCAAATACCCTGAACAACCCGACCGAATTTACAGGGCAGGGGCAAATCATGCTTATTTGTCATCCATAACCCGTAAAAACTCAAGGACCCCTGCTGGCCATCCAGAAGGTTATTTGGAAGCCTTTGCCAACCACTACCTCAATTTTGCAAAAACACTACAGGCTAAAATTTCCAATCAGGATCCCGATCCGGATTTTCTGGATTTTCCGGGAGCAGAAGACGGAGTCCGTGGAATGGCTTTTATCGAAAATGTGGTCAAAAGTGGAAAGTCTGACCAGAAATGGACGCCATTCCAATTATGA
- a CDS encoding nucleoside permease, with translation MSINTKFKLSLMMFLEFFIWGGWFVTLGLFLEKNLNTTGAQSSAAFSTQSLGAIIAPFIIGMIADKYFNAERILGILHIIGAGLMYQMYQADNFAAFYPYVFAYMIAYMPTLALVNSVSFNQMTNPEKEFSIIRVWGTIGWIVAGLLISLVFGWDSTAGVKEGLLKNTFLMTSIASLVLGIYSFMLPKTPPKGAGGEKKSVSEILGLDAFALLKDRNYLIFFLASILICIPLAFYYQNASLFLGEIEMSNLTSKMALGQVSEVLFMLLLPVFFSKFGIKKTLLVGMLAWVARYALFAYGNVNELSFMLLIGIALHGICYDFFFVSGQIYTDSKAGVQIKSAAQGMITLATYGVGMLIGFWVAGIVTDTFITPDNLHNWEAIWLIPSGIAMLVAILFLLAFKKERKPAAVTA, from the coding sequence ATGAGTATAAATACCAAATTTAAATTGTCCCTTATGATGTTCCTCGAATTTTTTATTTGGGGAGGGTGGTTTGTGACCTTGGGGCTTTTTTTGGAAAAAAATTTAAATACCACAGGGGCCCAGAGTTCGGCAGCCTTTTCAACTCAATCTTTAGGAGCTATCATTGCCCCTTTTATTATTGGGATGATTGCAGATAAATATTTTAATGCAGAAAGGATCCTTGGGATATTGCATATTATAGGGGCAGGGCTGATGTACCAAATGTACCAAGCTGATAATTTTGCCGCTTTTTATCCTTATGTTTTTGCTTACATGATTGCTTATATGCCCACCCTTGCCTTGGTCAATTCTGTATCCTTTAATCAAATGACCAATCCAGAAAAGGAATTCAGTATCATTCGCGTTTGGGGTACCATCGGATGGATTGTCGCCGGCTTATTGATCAGTTTGGTGTTTGGGTGGGATTCTACCGCAGGAGTAAAGGAAGGCTTGTTAAAAAATACCTTTCTTATGACAAGTATTGCTTCCTTAGTATTGGGGATATATAGTTTTATGCTTCCCAAAACACCACCAAAAGGGGCAGGAGGGGAGAAGAAATCTGTTTCTGAAATATTAGGATTGGATGCCTTTGCCTTGCTCAAGGACAGGAATTATTTGATTTTCTTTTTGGCTTCCATTCTTATTTGCATTCCCCTGGCTTTCTATTACCAAAATGCAAGTTTGTTTTTGGGTGAGATTGAAATGAGCAATTTGACCAGCAAGATGGCCTTAGGGCAGGTCAGTGAGGTGCTTTTCATGTTGTTGTTACCGGTGTTTTTTAGCAAATTCGGCATCAAAAAGACCCTTTTGGTGGGAATGTTGGCCTGGGTAGCACGGTATGCTCTTTTTGCTTATGGCAATGTCAATGAACTGTCTTTTATGTTGTTAATAGGAATTGCACTTCATGGGATTTGTTATGATTTTTTCTTTGTTTCTGGCCAGATTTATACCGATTCCAAAGCCGGAGTACAAATAAAAAGTGCAGCCCAGGGAATGATCACCCTGGCCACTTATGGCGTGGGCATGTTGATTGGGTTTTGGGTAGCTGGAATCGTTACAGATACTTTTATTACGCCTGACAATCTTCATAATTGGGAGGCCATTTGGTTAATTCCATCAGGGATTGCCATGCTGGTAGCCATATTATTTTTATTGGCTTTTAAAAAAGAAAGAAAACCTGCTGCAGTTACAGCCTAA
- a CDS encoding hydroxypyruvate isomerase family protein, giving the protein MSQRRSVLKKILMGATALGGLPYLKLKANTPTKNMLKGNINHSVCRWTFNHLSLDELCLLVKDIGFNAIDLIGPEDWPTAQKHGVYSSMCNGAEISLEEGFNHTEYHDQLIKNYSEMIPLVAKNGYKNLICFSGNREGMDDETGLKNSVKGLQKLLPLAEKHGVTLIMELLNSKVDHPDYMCDKTPWGVELCKRLDNENFKLLYDIYHMQIDEGDVIRTIRDNHQYIAHYHTAGNPGRNEIFEDQELNYPAIIKAIADTGFKGHIAQEFIPKANDKATSLRKAIKLCDI; this is encoded by the coding sequence ATGTCACAAAGAAGATCTGTCCTAAAAAAAATATTAATGGGAGCAACGGCCTTAGGCGGCCTGCCTTATTTGAAATTAAAAGCTAATACCCCTACTAAGAACATGCTAAAAGGAAATATCAACCACTCAGTATGCAGGTGGACTTTTAACCATCTTTCACTGGATGAACTTTGTTTATTGGTGAAAGATATAGGTTTCAATGCCATTGACCTTATAGGGCCAGAAGATTGGCCTACAGCCCAAAAGCACGGTGTGTACAGTTCCATGTGTAATGGGGCAGAAATCAGTCTGGAAGAAGGTTTTAATCATACAGAGTACCATGATCAATTGATAAAAAATTATTCTGAGATGATTCCATTGGTGGCCAAAAATGGTTATAAAAATTTGATCTGCTTTAGTGGAAATCGTGAAGGGATGGATGATGAGACGGGATTGAAAAATTCTGTCAAAGGCCTCCAGAAATTATTGCCCTTAGCTGAAAAGCATGGTGTTACCCTTATAATGGAATTGCTGAACAGTAAAGTGGACCATCCTGATTATATGTGTGATAAAACCCCTTGGGGCGTAGAGCTCTGCAAGCGGCTGGATAATGAAAATTTCAAATTGCTTTACGATATTTACCACATGCAGATTGATGAAGGGGATGTAATCCGGACCATTAGGGATAATCATCAATATATAGCCCACTACCATACTGCAGGAAACCCTGGCAGGAATGAGATTTTTGAAGATCAGGAATTGAATTATCCAGCTATCATTAAGGCTATTGCAGATACAGGATTCAAAGGCCATATCGCCCAGGAATTTATTCCGAAAGCCAATGATAAAGCTACCTCCTTACGTAAGGCTATAAAGCTTTGTGACATTTAG
- a CDS encoding GMC oxidoreductase: MSNQTYDAIVVGSGISGGWAAKELTEKGLKVLLLERGKNVEHVKDYKNATTAPWEIPHRGRNTVEMIENHPNLRRDYVLNELNLDWWAHEDESPYVEEKPFAWFRGYQVGGRSLLWGRQSYRWADVDFEANLKQGIAVDWPIRYKDLASWYDYVEKFAGISGNKDGLDVLPDGQFMPPMAMNCVEKDVKERMEKHYEGKRRLIHARIANITEPLPGRPGCQYRNKCWLGCPFGGYFSTQSSTLPAAMATGNLTLRPWSIVNRILYDKDTQKATGVEVLDAETMETIEYKSKIVFLCASAINSAQVLMRSATDIWPDGLGSSSGELGHNLMDHHFRLGASGTVEGYDDKYYFGRRPGGIYIPRYRNLNGEKRDYVRGFGYQGGASRSGWSRGLAEANIGGPLKEALTEPGPWSMGMMAFGEILPYHENSIRLSKEVKDKWGMYALVMNAEIKDNEIKMREDMKNDAAEMLEAAGVKNVSAYDSGYTFGQGIHEMGTARMGRDPKTSVLNGQNQVWDAKNVFVTDGAAMTSSAAQNPSLTYMALTARAAAFAVQELKKGNL; the protein is encoded by the coding sequence ATGTCAAATCAAACTTATGATGCCATCGTTGTTGGCTCCGGGATAAGCGGAGGATGGGCTGCAAAGGAATTAACCGAGAAAGGGTTAAAAGTGTTGCTGCTGGAGCGAGGCAAAAACGTTGAGCATGTCAAGGATTACAAAAATGCTACCACAGCCCCCTGGGAAATCCCTCATAGAGGGAGAAATACGGTGGAAATGATAGAAAACCACCCCAACCTAAGGAGGGATTATGTACTCAATGAATTGAACCTGGACTGGTGGGCCCATGAAGATGAATCTCCCTATGTGGAAGAAAAGCCTTTTGCCTGGTTCAGGGGCTATCAGGTTGGTGGCCGTTCGCTACTTTGGGGCCGTCAGAGTTACCGTTGGGCGGATGTTGATTTTGAGGCCAATTTAAAACAAGGAATTGCCGTGGACTGGCCAATAAGGTACAAGGATCTTGCCTCTTGGTATGATTATGTTGAAAAATTTGCCGGGATTTCCGGAAATAAGGATGGCTTGGATGTGTTGCCGGATGGGCAGTTTATGCCTCCAATGGCGATGAACTGTGTGGAAAAGGATGTCAAGGAAAGGATGGAGAAACATTACGAAGGGAAAAGGCGATTGATCCATGCCCGGATTGCTAATATAACCGAGCCATTGCCCGGCCGTCCAGGTTGCCAATACCGGAATAAATGTTGGTTGGGCTGTCCTTTTGGTGGTTATTTTAGTACTCAGTCTTCCACTTTGCCAGCTGCGATGGCAACTGGAAACCTTACTTTAAGGCCTTGGTCAATTGTGAATAGGATACTTTATGATAAAGATACCCAGAAGGCTACCGGCGTAGAGGTTTTGGATGCTGAGACTATGGAAACTATTGAATATAAATCCAAAATCGTTTTCCTCTGTGCATCTGCCATTAACTCCGCCCAAGTCCTGATGCGGTCAGCTACGGATATTTGGCCAGATGGCTTGGGCAGTAGCTCAGGAGAGCTGGGACATAATTTGATGGATCACCATTTTAGATTAGGTGCCAGTGGAACGGTTGAAGGTTATGATGATAAATATTATTTTGGAAGAAGGCCAGGAGGCATTTATATCCCCAGGTACCGGAATTTGAATGGAGAAAAAAGAGACTATGTAAGAGGGTTTGGTTACCAGGGCGGAGCCAGTCGAAGTGGTTGGAGCAGAGGGCTGGCAGAAGCCAATATCGGTGGACCTTTGAAGGAGGCCTTGACTGAGCCAGGACCCTGGAGCATGGGAATGATGGCCTTTGGTGAAATCCTACCCTATCATGAAAATTCCATTAGGTTGAGTAAAGAGGTGAAAGATAAATGGGGAATGTATGCCTTGGTGATGAATGCGGAAATCAAGGATAATGAAATCAAAATGCGGGAGGATATGAAGAATGATGCCGCTGAAATGCTTGAGGCAGCTGGGGTGAAAAATGTTAGTGCTTATGATTCAGGATATACGTTTGGTCAGGGAATTCATGAAATGGGGACAGCCCGAATGGGTAGAGATCCCAAAACATCTGTTCTCAATGGCCAAAACCAAGTGTGGGATGCAAAGAATGTTTTTGTAACTGACGGGGCAGCTATGACCTCTTCTGCTGCACAAAACCCATCATTGACTTATATGGCTTTAACAGCAAGAGCTGCAGCTTTTGCTGTGCAGGAATTAAAAAAAGGAAACCTTTAA
- a CDS encoding gluconate 2-dehydrogenase subunit 3 family protein: MAINRREALKQMVLMMGGTMIGANAILTGCTPEEQIEGLDFSEKEIAFLDEIGETIIPTTDTPGAKAAGIGAFMVMMVKDTYRKEQQETFVNGLNSLRNGFKEEMGRDFMDGSKEERTAYLNKLAHKAKNMKEDAPVYFGMLKDLTILGYFTSEIGATQALRYVETPGRWDPCVDYKKGDRAFAL, translated from the coding sequence ATGGCAATCAATAGGAGAGAAGCATTAAAGCAAATGGTCCTGATGATGGGAGGTACCATGATAGGGGCCAATGCAATATTGACCGGTTGTACCCCAGAGGAACAAATCGAAGGACTGGATTTTTCCGAAAAGGAAATTGCTTTTTTGGATGAAATTGGGGAAACCATCATTCCTACTACCGATACCCCAGGAGCCAAAGCGGCAGGGATTGGAGCTTTTATGGTGATGATGGTAAAGGACACCTATAGAAAAGAGCAACAGGAAACCTTTGTAAATGGGCTTAATTCATTGAGAAATGGTTTTAAAGAGGAAATGGGACGTGATTTTATGGATGGCAGCAAAGAAGAACGGACAGCATATTTGAATAAATTGGCCCATAAGGCTAAGAACATGAAGGAGGATGCTCCGGTATACTTTGGCATGCTTAAGGACCTTACCATTCTGGGCTATTTTACTTCTGAGATTGGGGCAACACAAGCTTTACGCTATGTGGAAACACCAGGAAGGTGGGATCCATGTGTGGATTATAAAAAAGGAGACAGGGCATTTGCTCTATAA
- a CDS encoding sugar phosphate isomerase/epimerase family protein has product MNNRRKFLKLGTSLSLGAFLPFQYCSSAEKNKTVKINLKEAVDGTLERIGIQLYSVKEDMAKDPKGTIEKLAQFGYNQLEGFDGGQGIFWGMNNTDFKAFTDDLGLDYAASHANVFENLEQTAEQAGEIGMKYLICPYAGEQSSVEKYKELAVKFNQAGEVCRNNGLRFAYHNHGYTFKEVEGQIPQDILLKETDPELVDFELDIYWAVTAGADPNEYFEKYKNRFRLCHVKDREKSAPPEETDASIVLGEGSIDFREILRTAKESGMEYFIVEQEKFDGLSPLEAAEKNATYLNKLVF; this is encoded by the coding sequence ATGAACAATAGAAGGAAGTTTCTAAAATTAGGAACATCTCTAAGTCTCGGGGCATTTCTTCCCTTTCAATATTGTAGTTCTGCTGAAAAAAATAAAACGGTTAAAATTAACCTTAAGGAAGCCGTAGATGGAACCTTGGAACGGATAGGTATCCAGCTGTATTCCGTCAAAGAGGATATGGCAAAAGACCCCAAAGGTACTATTGAAAAATTGGCTCAATTTGGATATAATCAGCTGGAAGGTTTTGATGGCGGACAAGGCATATTTTGGGGCATGAATAATACCGACTTCAAGGCGTTTACAGATGACTTGGGGCTTGACTACGCTGCCTCTCATGCCAATGTTTTTGAAAACTTGGAACAAACAGCTGAACAGGCAGGTGAAATTGGAATGAAATATTTGATTTGCCCTTATGCAGGAGAGCAAAGTAGTGTTGAAAAATATAAAGAGTTAGCAGTTAAATTCAATCAGGCTGGGGAAGTTTGCAGGAATAATGGGTTGAGGTTTGCTTATCATAACCATGGTTATACCTTTAAAGAGGTGGAAGGGCAGATTCCACAAGATATCCTCCTAAAGGAGACCGATCCTGAGTTGGTGGATTTTGAATTGGATATTTATTGGGCGGTGACAGCAGGGGCAGACCCTAATGAATATTTTGAAAAGTACAAAAATCGTTTTCGGTTATGCCATGTCAAGGATCGGGAAAAGTCCGCTCCCCCTGAGGAAACTGATGCTTCTATAGTGCTAGGAGAAGGAAGTATTGATTTTCGGGAAATTTTAAGGACGGCCAAGGAAAGTGGAATGGAATACTTTATTGTAGAACAGGAAAAATTTGATGGATTGTCACCATTGGAGGCTGCGGAAAAAAATGCTACTTATCTAAATAAATTAGTTTTCTAA
- a CDS encoding SH3 domain-containing protein gives MQNINRIFIVNFIIFFILFLQSVNCQADSEKLIFADSLFKTGSFKEAYQEYQNILQEDNSYSPAMLLRMAYIAEGMGQFNEATFYLSKYYDYNPNSKIISKIKSLTSQSELKGYEVSDRAQFFKILTNNQQTITGVLALLLVLSLILNLSRKNQDQPKYYIPIMILLILVFLSNNFLESPKKGVIKGNPTVIMDQPTAGGNLIKKVGPGHRVTIDGSTDIWYHIKWDGKKAYVKKDKVAEI, from the coding sequence ATGCAAAACATCAACAGAATCTTTATTGTAAATTTTATCATATTTTTCATATTGTTTTTGCAAAGTGTTAATTGTCAAGCGGATAGTGAAAAATTAATTTTTGCAGATTCTTTATTTAAAACGGGGAGCTTTAAAGAAGCTTATCAGGAGTATCAGAATATCCTCCAAGAGGATAATTCTTATTCCCCTGCCATGTTACTAAGAATGGCATATATTGCAGAAGGAATGGGGCAATTTAATGAAGCCACATTTTATTTGTCCAAGTATTACGATTACAATCCTAATTCGAAAATTATTAGTAAAATAAAATCCTTGACTTCTCAATCAGAGCTAAAGGGCTATGAAGTCTCCGATCGGGCCCAGTTTTTTAAAATACTTACCAATAATCAACAAACTATTACTGGGGTATTGGCTTTATTGTTGGTATTGTCGTTAATCCTCAATCTGAGTAGAAAAAACCAGGACCAACCCAAATACTATATACCAATTATGATCCTGTTGATCTTGGTATTTTTGTCCAATAACTTTTTAGAATCCCCCAAAAAGGGGGTTATTAAAGGGAATCCCACCGTCATCATGGATCAGCCCACTGCTGGGGGGAACTTAATAAAAAAAGTAGGCCCCGGCCACCGGGTAACCATTGATGGATCCACCGATATTTGGTACCATATTAAATGGGATGGGAAAAAAGCATATGTCAAAAAAGATAAAGTGGCAGAAATTTAG
- a CDS encoding LON peptidase substrate-binding domain-containing protein, protein MSVTLPLFPLKLVAFPGEKLNLHIFEPRYKQLIKDCIEQKINFGVCVYLDRLKSHGTEVELLEVHKTYEDGRMDVKTQGIRSFRILSFENPIEGKLYAGGEVNLLEVDNNVVSKVAYNEFLFYLKEMLKLLHYEVDLDTIAVNSFTFAHVLGLNLEEEYQLLAMENEMDRIRYLITHLKRVIPIVREVEKAREKVKMNGHFRHFDPLDF, encoded by the coding sequence ATGTCTGTCACCCTCCCTTTGTTTCCATTAAAATTAGTGGCTTTTCCTGGAGAAAAGCTGAACCTCCACATTTTTGAACCCAGATACAAACAATTGATCAAGGACTGCATTGAGCAAAAAATTAATTTTGGCGTATGTGTTTATTTGGATAGGCTCAAATCCCATGGTACGGAAGTAGAATTATTGGAAGTTCACAAAACCTATGAAGATGGAAGAATGGATGTAAAAACCCAAGGCATCCGTTCTTTTAGGATTTTAAGTTTTGAGAACCCAATTGAGGGTAAACTTTATGCTGGTGGAGAAGTCAATCTCTTAGAAGTCGACAATAATGTAGTATCCAAAGTCGCTTATAATGAATTTCTTTTTTATTTGAAAGAAATGCTAAAGCTCTTGCATTATGAAGTGGATTTGGACACCATTGCTGTAAACTCATTTACATTTGCCCATGTGTTAGGCTTAAACCTGGAAGAGGAGTATCAGCTTTTGGCCATGGAAAATGAAATGGATAGAATCAGGTATTTGATCACCCATCTAAAAAGGGTCATCCCCATCGTTAGGGAGGTAGAAAAAGCCCGGGAAAAGGTCAAAATGAATGGTCATTTCAGGCATTTTGACCCCTTGGATTTTTAA
- a CDS encoding right-handed parallel beta-helix repeat-containing protein — translation MSKHYLITILLLFSAFSLSSKTYFIAIDGDDSNSGTKTSPFATLKKAHSIASAGDSVLIRGGTYKITEGQIMRYSDNGLWAYVFDMHKSGSGESNRIYYGGYGSERPIFDLSEVKPEGNRVIVFYVSGSFLHFENFEVVGTQVTIIGHTQSECFRNEGGNHNIYENLAMHDGMAIGFYLVNGADNLVVNCDAYNNYDYLSDGGVGGNVDGFGGHPKNQESTGNVFRACRAWYNSDDGFDLINAHAAYTIENCWAFYNGYQPGTFERAGNGAGFKSGGYGMSEFPDPPEKIPMHVVRNCLAYYNLNQGFYSNHHLGGIRWENNTGYQNPSNFNMLNRKSVDEAVNVPGYEHILKNNVSHDFRRTGHISNVNKGLCEISNNSFLPNEIPVTDNDFISLDPSELTRSRKSDGSLPDIGFLKPRPKSTLSTARMGYTFKTKYEVP, via the coding sequence ATGAGTAAACATTATCTAATAACAATTTTACTATTGTTTTCTGCATTTTCTCTTTCTTCAAAAACCTATTTTATCGCTATTGATGGCGATGATTCAAATAGTGGCACCAAAACCTCTCCTTTTGCCACCCTTAAAAAAGCGCATTCCATAGCTTCTGCAGGTGATTCTGTTCTCATCCGAGGAGGAACTTATAAAATCACTGAGGGCCAAATTATGAGATACAGTGACAATGGACTCTGGGCCTATGTATTTGATATGCATAAAAGTGGCTCCGGGGAATCAAACCGTATTTATTATGGAGGTTATGGGAGTGAACGGCCTATATTTGATTTGTCTGAAGTTAAACCTGAGGGCAATCGAGTTATTGTTTTTTATGTAAGCGGCTCCTTCCTTCATTTCGAAAATTTTGAAGTGGTTGGCACTCAAGTAACCATAATCGGCCATACCCAATCCGAATGCTTTAGAAATGAGGGAGGAAATCACAATATTTATGAAAACCTGGCCATGCACGACGGCATGGCAATAGGATTTTACCTGGTAAATGGAGCTGACAACCTTGTGGTCAACTGTGATGCCTACAACAATTACGATTACCTCTCTGACGGGGGAGTCGGTGGTAATGTAGATGGGTTTGGTGGGCACCCAAAAAACCAAGAAAGTACCGGTAATGTTTTTAGAGCTTGTCGGGCATGGTATAACAGCGATGATGGGTTTGATTTGATAAATGCCCATGCCGCATACACAATAGAAAACTGCTGGGCTTTTTACAATGGTTATCAGCCCGGTACTTTTGAGAGGGCAGGCAATGGGGCAGGTTTTAAATCAGGAGGATATGGCATGTCAGAATTTCCAGACCCACCAGAAAAAATTCCCATGCATGTGGTCCGAAATTGCCTTGCATATTATAATTTAAACCAAGGGTTTTATTCCAATCACCACCTTGGTGGCATTAGATGGGAAAATAACACCGGCTATCAAAACCCCTCTAATTTTAATATGCTGAACAGGAAATCAGTCGATGAAGCGGTAAATGTTCCTGGTTACGAGCATATTCTCAAGAATAATGTTTCCCATGATTTCAGGAGGACGGGACATATTTCAAATGTCAATAAAGGGTTATGTGAAATTAGCAATAATTCATTTTTGCCCAACGAAATACCTGTCACAGACAATGATTTCATTAGCCTTGACCCTTCAGAGTTGACCCGATCAAGAAAATCAGACGGAAGCCTTCCAGACATTGGTTTTCTTAAACCTAGACCCAAAAGTACTTTAAGCACTGCCAGAATGGGATACACTTTCAAAACTAAATATGAGGTTCCATAA
- a CDS encoding nitroreductase family protein: protein MALIDNLNWRYAAKRMNGDKVPESSVDKILESIQLAPTSYGLQPFVVFVVEDKALREKLQPAVWGQPQVAEGSHLLVFAAWKEVTEERIDRYIGHISDKREQSLEKLQALGDKIKSRFAEKSKEDHFVWASRQAYLALGTALVAAAEEKVDSTPMEGFFAEDVDQILELEDKGLGSVALMVLGFRDEEKDLMNKAKKVRRPKEEMFFKI, encoded by the coding sequence ATGGCACTTATTGACAATTTAAACTGGAGATATGCGGCAAAGAGAATGAATGGGGATAAGGTTCCTGAAAGTTCCGTCGACAAGATTTTGGAGTCCATCCAATTGGCTCCTACCTCTTATGGATTGCAACCATTTGTGGTATTTGTAGTAGAAGATAAAGCTCTTAGGGAAAAGCTTCAACCTGCGGTGTGGGGCCAGCCCCAAGTTGCCGAGGGGTCTCATTTGTTGGTTTTTGCAGCTTGGAAAGAGGTGACCGAGGAAAGGATAGATAGATATATCGGACATATTTCCGATAAAAGAGAGCAGTCATTGGAAAAACTTCAAGCATTGGGGGATAAAATAAAATCCAGATTTGCGGAAAAATCCAAAGAGGACCATTTTGTCTGGGCTTCCCGCCAAGCTTATTTGGCCTTAGGTACCGCATTAGTCGCGGCTGCCGAGGAAAAAGTGGATAGTACCCCAATGGAGGGTTTTTTCGCAGAAGATGTGGATCAGATATTAGAATTGGAAGATAAAGGTTTGGGGAGTGTCGCATTAATGGTCCTGGGATTCAGGGATGAAGAAAAAGACCTTATGAACAAGGCAAAAAAAGTAAGGAGGCCAAAGGAAGAAATGTTTTTTAAGATTTAA